A single region of the Cryptomeria japonica unplaced genomic scaffold, Sugi_1.0 HiC_scaffold_1390, whole genome shotgun sequence genome encodes:
- the LOC131075120 gene encoding L-type lectin-domain containing receptor kinase IX.1-like gives MAIGDTIQLTRNEIVGDLGWSVGWATYNQSVPLWDNSSGALASFTSHFQFLIRNSSSNSADGLTFFIAPFNFKPPANSWGEWLGLFNLTTNGILSNQVVAVEFDTFQDSFDPNDNHVGIDVNSAVSVANVSLSSEGKFLNNALKNGQAWDSWVDYNGSTKQLQVFLLYNPSANLYNISKPRSPILSYHIDLRDYIPEIVTVGLSASTGLAFETHRVSAWNFSFLVLCCFLFIARRCYFKQREARPEEGDIELDEQFAQSSFKFSYAQLSAATHNFSDDEILGRGGFGSVYRGILPTTNETVAIKRIAQGSRQGRKEYISEVTIINKLRHRNLVRLLGWCHEQGELLLVYEFLPNGSLDKYIFNGSKEDCLNWQRRYSVACGIASALIYLHEEWDQRVVHRDVKASNVLLDSNFKAKLGDFGLARVVESDHAASRTTMVAGTRGYMAPEYIESGKASSESDVYSFGAVALEIACGRHPIDYSLEEYDLKVVAWVWDLRRQGKLLDAADKKLEGNFSSGEMEVQILVGLLCSHPDPKARPTMREVLKILEFDSPLPYLPLNMPVPVYADILISHAG, from the exons ATGGCGATAG GGGACACAATACAACTCACCAGAAATGAAATCGTAGGTGATTTGGGATGGAGCGTAGGCTGGGCGACTTACAACCAATCAGTTCCTCTATGGGACAACTCTTCTGGGGCTCTCGCAAGTTTTACATCACATTTTCAGTTCCTCATCAGAAACTCCAGCTCGAATTCTGCGGACGGACTCACTTTCTTTATTGCCCCTTTCAACTTCAAACCACCTGCAAATTCTTGGGGCGAATGGCTGGGCCTCTTTAACCTAACCACAAATGGTATACTTTCAAATCAAGTAGTGGCCGTCGAATTCGACACATTCCAGGACAGCTTTGACCCAAATGACAACCATGTCGGAATAGACGTCAATTCAGCTGTTTCTGTGGCGAACGTTTCGCTTAGCTCGGAAGGTAAATTCCTAAACAATGCTCTGAAAAATGGGCAAGCTTGGGACTCGTGGGTGGATTACAATGGGAGTACAAAGCAGTTACAGGTATTTCTCTTATATAACCCTTCTGCTAATCTGTATAATATTTCTAAACCCAGAAGCCCGATTTTGAGTTATCACATAGATCTGCGTGACTATATTCCGGAAATTGTCACGGTTGGCCTCAGCGCATCCACTGGATTGGCATTTGAAACTCACAGAGTCTCAGCGTGGAATTTTTCTT TCCTGGTTCTCTGCTGTTTTCTATTTATTGCCAGGCGGTGCTATTTCAAACAGAGAGAAGCAAGGCCCGAGGAAGGAGACATAGAGCTAGACGAACAGTTCGCTCAAAGCTCCTTCAAGTTCTCGTATGCTCAACTCAGCGCGGCTACCCATAACTTCAGCGATGATGAAATACTGGGAAGAGGAGGCTTCGGAAGTGTATACAGGGGCATCTTGCCTACAACCAATGAGACAGTAGCCATAAAGAGAATAGCCCAAGGATCGAGGCAGGGAAGAAAAGAGTATATATCAGAGGTTACCATAATTAATAAGCTGAGACACCGTAACCTTGTGCGACTCTTGGGATGGTGCCATGAACAAGGTGAGTTGCTTCTTGTTTACGAATTCCTCCCAAATGGAAGTCTCGATAAGTATATATTCAATGGAAGCAAGGAGGATTGTTTGAATTGGCAGCGAAGGTACAGCGTTGCTTGTGGGATAGCCTCTGCTCTTATTTATCTTCATGAGGAGTGGGATCAGCGCGTAGTTCACAGAGACGTGAAGGCTAGCAATGTGCTGCTGGACTCGAATTTCAAAGCAAAGCTGGGGGATTTTGGTCTGGCAAGAGTGGTAGAATCTGATCACGCCGCCTCACGTACAACCATGGTTGCAGGGACACGTGGATATATGGCACCAGAGTATATAGAAAGTGGCAAGGCGAGTTCAGAATCAGACGTGTATAGCTTTGGAGCTGTGGCTTTGGAAATTGCCTGCGGAAGACATCCCATTGATTACAGCTTAGAAGAATACGATTTAAAAGTGGTGGCCTGGGTATGGGATTTGCGTAGGCAAGGGAAGCTTTTGGATGCGGCAGACAAAAAGCTAGAGGGGAATTTCAGTAGTGGGGAAATGGAGGTGCAGATACTGGTGGGATTGTTGTGTTCTCATCCGGACCCAAAAGCAAGACCCACGATGAGAGAGGTATTAAAAATCTTAGAATTTGACTCTCCATTGCCGTATCTTCCCCTGAATATGCCTGTACCTGTGTATGCCGACATTCTTATTTCTCATGCCGGGTAA